One window of Acropora palmata chromosome 1, jaAcrPala1.3, whole genome shotgun sequence genomic DNA carries:
- the LOC141889199 gene encoding histone H3-like yields MARTKQTARKSTGNKASRKQLATKAARKSASATGSVKKPRRYRPGIAALREIRRYIDLTELLIPKLPFMRLVREIAQDFKTDLCFQSSAVFALQEASEAYLIGLFEDSNLCAIHAKRATVTPKDIQLARRIHGEHP; encoded by the coding sequence ATGGCTCGTACTAAGCAAACTGCACGCAAATCTACTGGCAACAAAGCCTCACGAAAGCAACTTGCCACAAAAGCAGCGAGGAAGAGTGCTTCAGCAACTGGCAGTGTCAAGAAACCACGTCGTTATCGGCCAGGTATTGCTGCTCTTCGTGAGATTCGTCGTTACATTGATCTGACCGAGCTGTTGATCCCCAAACTGCCTTTCATGCGTCTTGTGCGAGAAATAGCACAGGATTTCAAGACAGATCTGTGTTTTCAAAGCTCAGCTGTATTTGCTCTTCAAGAAGCAAGTGAGGCATATCTTATTGGCCTCTTTGAAGACTCCAACTTGTGTGCGATCCACGCCAAGCGGGCTACGGTCACACCGAAGGACATTCAACTCGCCAGACGAATTCATGGAGAACACCCCTAA
- the LOC141889208 gene encoding 6-phosphofructo-2-kinase/fructose-2,6-bisphosphatase-like — MNRSLYPASCPPIVHIPTCIVMVGLPARGKTYVSRKLTRYLNWIGVNTKVFNLGEYRRKIAGAHCKHSFFDPNNTDGMSVREKCAELALEDITKWLNDIGQVAIFDATNTTRARRKKVTTHLKENGFKEFFVESICDDDEIIQSNIVEVKVNSPDYQGVNPEEACQDFLSRISHYKKFYEPISLEHDHNLPFLKVIDGGKRFFMNRVEGYLQSRVVYYIMNLHITPRAIYLSRHGESFMNQEGRIGGDSDLSPNGVEYSKVLGKFVKDEMPADLKVWISEKKRTKQTAKYIERPIEQWKAVNEIDAGVCEGMTYEEIQEKFPDAFARRDEDKFHYRYARGESYEDLVARLEPVIMELERQHNVLVICHQAVARCLLAYFLDHNSEELPYLRVPLHTVIKLTPVAYGCRVEKFDLHVPAVNTHREKPKNVSVNRSAEDALVTVPEHN; from the coding sequence ATGAATCGTTCTCTATATCCTGCTTCGTGTCCTCCAATAGTTCATATTCCAACTTGCATAGTGATGGTGGGTTTGCCGGCAAGAGGCAAAACTTATGTCTCCAGGAAACTTACACGATATCTCAATTGGATTGGAGTAAACACGAAAGTGTTTAACCTTGGCGAGTACCGGCGTAAAATTGCTGGAGCTCATTGCAAGCACTCCTTCTTTGATCCCAATAACACAGATGGCATGAGCGTTAGGGAGAAATGCGCTGAACTTGCTCTAGAAGATATAACAAAATGGTTGAATGACATCGGACAGGTCGCAATCTTCGATGCCACGAACACCACTCGAGCGAGGAGGAAGAAAGTTACAACTCACTTGAAGGAGAATGGctttaaagaattttttgtGGAGTCCATCTGCGATGATGATGAAATAATCCAATCGAATATCGTAGAGGTGAAAGTTAATTCTCCAGATTACCAAGGAGTTAACCCCGAAGAAGCATGTCAAGATTTCCTTTCTAGAATCAGTCACTATAAAAAGTTTTACGAGCCCATTTCTCTAGAGCACGATCATAACTTGCCATTTCTTAAAGTGATCGATGGTGGAAAGAGGTTTTTCATGAACCGTGTAGAAGGATACCTTCAGAGCAGGGTGGTTTATTACATAATGAACCTGCATATTACTCCTAGAGCCATTTACCTCTCTAGACATGGTGAGAGCTTTATGAACCAAGAAGGAAGAATTGGTGGTGATTCTGACCTTTCCCCAAATGGCGTGGAGTACAGCAAGGTCCTGGGAAAATTCGTAAAAGATGAAATGCCTGCTGATCTCAAGGTGTGGATCAGTGAAAAAAAGCGAACCAAACAGACAGCCAAGTACATTGAAAGGCCAATTGAACAATGGAAAGCTGTAAATGAAATTGATGCTGGAGTGTGTGAGGGGATGACATATGAAGAAATACAGGAGAAATTTCCAGATGCCTTCGCTAGAAGAGATGAGGATAAATTCCACTATAGGTACGCAAGAGGGGAGTCTTACGAGGACCTTGTTGCTCGCCTGGAACCAGTTATAATGGAATTGGAGAGACAACACAATGTTCTTGTCATCTGTCATCAAGCAGTGGCGAGATGCCTCTTGGCATACTTCCTTGATCATAATTCTGAAGAGCTGCCATATTTAAGGGTGCCTTTGCACACAGTAATTAAGCTCACTCCAGTGGCATATGGCTGTCGAGTGGAAAAGTTTGATTTGCATGTCCCAGCTGTGAACACCCACAGAGAAAAGCCAAAGAATGTATCTGTAAATCGCAGCGCTGAAGATGCATTGGTTACAGTTCCAGAACATAACTGA
- the LOC141897363 gene encoding LOW QUALITY PROTEIN: bile salt hydrolase/transferase-like (The sequence of the model RefSeq protein was modified relative to this genomic sequence to represent the inferred CDS: deleted 1 base in 1 codon; substituted 1 base at 1 genomic stop codon), with protein MKSNMFIVAVQVVLRQFLVTNACTEFRVSSKDGSVIIGRSMEFNLDLKSGLVVEPARFIHHAVPKLGCPVSSRMTWNNSYRIAYLDVLDLPFASDGLNEAGLSVGSLLFPGFAKFQDIPIDRCYNAISSLQFPLWILGKFGTVRELREALKEDSFPLVWEAEVPVSKVVFELHFXVNDATGDGIVIEYTEQGRKVYNNTLGVVTNSPPYDFHLTYIRNYIELSKFAHDPLKLGKMEFSPIGQGSGLLGVPGDFTPPSRFVRTAAIVHFADEVKTGKDAVMLGFHVLNTVDIPRGVSATHLPVLHTETYDYTQWVVVKDLTRKSIYFRVYNDLTIRVVHLHSDVKNAEKVKMSFWMPVGGFVDVTGELSSATNTKTHDEF; from the exons ATGAAGAGTAATATGTTCATTGTAGCTGTCCAAGTGGTCCTTCGGCAATTTCTTGTGACCAACGCTTGCACGGAATTCCGGGTTAGTTCCAAGGATGGCTCCGTGATTATAGGCCGAAGCATGGAATTTAACCTCGACCTCAAATCAGGCCTGGTTGTGGAGCCCGCCAGATTCATTCATCATGCTGTCCCTAAACTCGGGTGTCCTGTATCTTCAAGAATGACTTGGAATAACAGCTACCGCATCGCCTATCTGGATGTCCTAGACCTACCGTTTGCCAGTGACGGCTTAAACGAGGCTGGGCTCTCAGTTGGTTCGCTCCTGTTTCCTGGCTTCGCCAAATTCCAGGACATCCCAATAGACAGGTGTTACAACGCGATATCTTCTTTGCAATTTCCGTTGTGGATTCTGGGGAAATTCGGGACTGTCCGGGAACTGCGAGAAGCCCTTAAGGAAGACTCATTTCCTCTGGTTTGGGAGGCAGAGGTTCCAGTGAGTAAAGTTGTCTTTGAGTTGCATTTCTAGGTCAATGACGCTACTGGCGATGGTATCGTCATCGAGTACACGGAGCAAGGAAGAAAGGTATACAACAACACATTAGGTGTGGTGACCAACTCTCCACCTTATGATTTTCACCTAACCTACATTCGCAACTATATTGAGCTCTCGAAATTCGCCCACGATCCCTTGAAACTTGGAAAAATGGAATTCAGTCCAATTGGTCAGGGAAGTGGACTTCTTGGGGTACCCGGCGATTTTACCCCACCATCAAGATTTGTACGTACCGCCGCTATTGTTCATTTTGCAGATGAAGTGAAGACAGGCAAAGACGCTGTGATGTTGGGGTTTCACGTGTTGAACACGGTAGATATTCCCCGTGGGGTATCCGCTACACATCTGCCTGTTTTGCACACTGAAACATACGACTACACCCAATGGGTCGTCGTCAAGGACTtaacaagaaaatcaatttattttcgCGTCTACAATGATCTGACCATCCGCGTGGTTCACTTGCAT TCCGATGTTAAGAACGCGGAGAAAGTAAAGATGTCTTTTTGGATGCCCGTGGGTGGATTTGTTGACGTCACTGGTGAACTTTCTTCGGCAACGAACACGAAGACACACGATGAATTTTAA
- the LOC141897021 gene encoding dual specificity mitogen-activated protein kinase kinase 1-like, whose translation MPAVAVMSKPGKKNKLNLTIVPSTPEPATQPNDAAGIGLQKVEEIRKKFDQLELDDLQRERLEAFLAEKRKIGELNAEDFEKLAELGAGNGGVVTKVLHKPSSLIMARKLIHLEIKPSIRNQIIRELKVLHDCNSPYIVGFYGAFYSDGEISICMEHMDGGSLDQMLKKADQVPEDILGKITVAVLKGLSYLRDNHKIIHRDVKPSNILVNSCGEIKLCDFGVSGQLIDSMANSFVGTRSYMSPERLQGANYSVLSDIWSFGLSLVEMAIGRYPIPPPEENELEKNANFSPSIMRPPPGARQPSGGNNDAARPMAIFELLDYIVNEPPPKLPSDHFSAEFCEFVNKCLVKNPSERADLKSLMNHQFVKKSETTQVDFAGWVCKVAGL comes from the exons ATGCCTGCCGTAGCCGTGATGTCCAAACCGGGAAAGAAGAATAAATTGAATTTGACGATAGTGCCTTCAACCCCAGAACCCGCAACACAGCC TAACGATGCGGCTGGGATCGGTCTGCAGAAAGTCGAAGAAATACGAAAGAAATTCGACCAACTTGAACTCGACGATCTACAGCGTGAAAGACTGGAAGCCTTCTTAGCCGAGAAGCGAAAAATTGGGGAATTAAACGCCGAGGATTTCGAAAAATTAGCAGAACTAGGTGCTGGAAATGGTGGAGTTGTGACGAAAGTTTTGCACAAACCCAGTAGCCTTATTATGGCTCGAAAG CTAATTCATTTGGAAATCAAGCCATCAATACGCAATCAGATCATCAGAGAATTGAAAGTTTTACATGACTGCAACTCTCCATACATTGTTGGATTTTATGGGGCCTTCTACAGCGACGGAGAAATCTCTATTTGTATGGAACACATG GATGGTGGCTCGCTAGACCAGATGTTAAAGAAGGCCGATCAAGTGCCAGAGGACATTTTAGGAAAAATAACAGTTGCT GTTCTCAAGGGATTGAGTTACCTCAGAGACAATCATAAAATAATTCACAGAG ATGTCAAACCATCAAACATCCTGGTCAATTCATGTGGTGAGATCAAACTGTGTGACTTTGGAGTTAGTGGTCAGCTGATTGACTCAATggcaaattcttttgttgGGACAAGATCCTACATGTCG cCTGAAAGACTTCAAGGAGCCAATTACTCAGTCCTGTCTGATATCTGGAGTTTTGGCTTGTCACTAGTTGAAATGGCAATTGGCAGATATCCCATTCCACCACCAGAGGAaaatgaacttgaaaaaaatgctaattttTCTCCATCTATCATGAGACCCCCTCCAGGAGCAAGACAGCCAAGTGGTGGGAACAATGACGCTGCTCGACCCATGGCAATTTTTGAACTGTTGGACTACATTGTTAATGAG CCTCCCCCTAAACTGCCGTCAGATCACTTTTCAGCAGAGTTCTGTGAGTTTGTCAATAAATG tcttGTAAAGAATCCCTCTGAAAGAGCAGACCTCAAGTCTTTAATG AATCATCAATTCGTAAAGAAATCAGAAACAACGCAAGTAGACTTTGCTGGTTGGGTTTGCAAGGTGGCTGGCCTCTAG